The nucleotide window CCCACGCGTTCGTTGTGTGCGGTTCGTCGAAGGGAGGTGGTAGTGGTGTCCTGTTGTCCAACGCGTCGAGGGCCTCGCGTATCCATTCGATATCGGCTACGCCGGCGATTGTGTATGCGCGGCGAGCGGCCCATGCCGCGATCCTGCGTAATTTTGGTTCTCTGGCCCGGGTCATTGCATCGACAAGCATCCTGTCGTGACCAGCGAATTCTCTGGCGTAAGCCACCCGACGGAGCTTGTCGGTAGGTGGTCGTCCGCCCCAATCGATCGCTTCTTGTTTGGCCCAGATCGCCGTTTGCTCGTAGCCGTACTTGATGTGCATGGTTGCATCCGCTGCCGGATCGGGGTCCCACCAGTTCCGTGTCTTATGGATGTTGATGTCGTCGTTCCATGCCGCATCGGACTTGTGAAGCCGGCGCATCGCAGCGGGCTGGGTGGCCCTCCATATCTGCACGAGGTACGACTCGGTGGGTTCGTCGACCTTCAAGTCCCAGTTGGCATCGCGCCCTCGAGCAGACACACGAAACGTATTGATGCCTTTGAGAATCGGGAGCGTGGGAAAATCGGGTGCCAGCTCACCATCCAACGTGATGACCCGGATGGGTTTGCTGACTCTGATGGTGGCTTCCTCGACCACCTCCCAGTCGTTGGAGGTGACATCAATATCGTCAGGCTGTCCATCTAACACTTCCACCGTCAATGACACCGGACCGTAGGCGACGCCGGTCTTGATGGTGACGAAGTTCGGGCCAATCTCCATCGCGCTGCCAGTCACGGCTGGCTTGTAGGTTTCAGCGGAGGGCGCCCCCACGACGAACTGATGGTGGTCAACCACCACAGTCCCAGAGAACGTCATCAGACCAGTCTCCACGGCTGTCGAGTTTGAAGACAGAAAGAATGCCTCGTCGTCGCTCTGGAGTTTCGATCACCGTGCTGTCGGCTCAGGATCGTCGGTGCTGTGGGCTTGTCGCAGCCGGCCTCACGTCATCGTCACCTTGCGTTCATAGCCGAGGCCGACGGCGATCGGGCCTCGCAGCCACCGGGCCCCCAGCAGTGCCACCGCTACCGCCGAGGACGAGGAAGCCCGGCTGTGCCCTCCGACGCCGTCGCTTCCGTCAGAGCTGCTTCAGATCCGACTGCTGCCACACCGCGCGCATCGTCGACACCTTGCCGTCGGCATCGAAGACCATGATGTCGACGGGGGTGATCTCGAAGGCCAGTCCGGCGGTCTTGGTGACCAGGGTGAACTCGAAGACGGCGGTGTCGCCGGCGATCTTCTTCCATTTGAGCGTTGCGGTGCGCTCGTCCATACCGGTGATCACCGAGTAGAACTCGACGAGCTGCTCGCGGGTGTCGCGGATGTCTGCGCCGATGGGGTCCTCGACGGTCGCGTCGGGCGCGTAGAGGTCGGCGATCTGTTCGGCGGTACCCGAATTGAGCAGTTCGATGTAGGCGTCGACGGCCGCCTCGATCTTCTCGGCGAGCCCGGCTTGTTCCACGGTCATGAATCCTCCACAAATTAGAACGTGTTCTAATTCGGCACCGTAGCACGGCGTCCGTCAACCGGTGGATGATTCCGGTGCACCGTCGGAGTTGTTTGATACGTTCGCCGCACAGTTCTCCCTGCGCGGAAAGGCCGGTGCACCTTCTCGATGTCCGAGCCGCCGCACGCACCGACGCCGCCTGCCGGCGCGTCTCCGTGGCGGCCGCCCGACGTCTCCGATGAATGGAGCCCGATCCCCGAGGCCGGGACACGGCCACACCCGATCGCGCCCGGGCCGCAGCCGGCGTGGGGGTCGGCGCAGCACGGCGGGTGGCCGACTGGCCGGCAAGGGTGGTCGGAATGGATGCCCGCGCACCACCCCACGACGGCCAGCGCCCTGTTGCAGCGCATCTTCTCGACCGTTGTCACTGCACCCCGTATCTTTCTCGGGCTCGTCGCGATGACGTGGGTGGTGGCGGCACCGCCCCTTGCCGGAGCCACATTCTGGTTGAACACCACAGATCTGGCCGTCGACGACCCGAGCGACTGGGCATCGATCATCGCTCCTCTCGCTGCGATCGTCTGCGTCGTCTTCGTTCAGTGGATCGTGGTGGCCGGGACGCTCACCGGTCTCGCCGCACACCCCGTGGCGCGCGTTCGTGCCGGCTCTCGGCCCGCCTTCGACGACACGCTGCGGTACGCATGGCGTGCCCTCCCCAGGCTCCTGGCCTGGACCGTGCTCCTGGGGTTCGCAGTCGCAGCGGCTTTCACACCCGCCGTCGCGCTCTTCGGTCTGGGCGCCGCGTCCGGCGGATTCGTGCTGCTCACCGGGAGCCTGCTCCTCGCCCTCGTCGCTGTCGTCCCGGTGGCCTGGCTGCTGGTCCGCGCGGTGTTCACCGCACCGGCGATCGTGCTCGACGGACTCACTGTGCGAGAGGCGGTCGCCCGCTCGGGTTCGTTGGCCGCGCAGCGATTCTGGCGGGCCTTCGGCGTCCTGGCGGTCATGCTCGTGCTGGCGTGGGTCGCGATGACCACGATGATGTATCCGTTCGATCTCCTCGGATCCTTCGCCGGCACATGGTTCGACGACGCGGACGCCGACACGTACGAGACCGTCGTCTCGGTGGTCGGCTCAGTCGTCGCGTCGATCGTCGTGCAACCGGTGCTGACCGTCGTGCCGGCCGTCCTCTACGACGACGCGCGCGCCGCCGAGTCGGCAGCGACACCGGCTGTCCCGGGACGGGGCGACCGGTGATCGGAATCCTCGCCGCGCCCCTGGACCCCGCCAATGACGAGGCACGCCGGTGGGCCGAACAGGAGCTCTCCGAACCCGACTACCAACCGCCCGAGCCGTCATGGTTCGACCGCTTCGGTGAGCGCCTCTGGGAGTGGATCGCCGACAACGTCTTCGGCTGGTTCGGCGGCTCCGACACGCTGCGCGCCATCGTGATCGTCCTGGCGATCGCGCTTGTCCTCGGACTCGTCGTCGTGGTCATCCGTCATCTCCGTCGCAACCCGCGCATCCCCCGGCCCACCGGTGCCGCGCCATCCGAATCGGTGCTGACCGGTCCGGCTCGGTCAGCGGCCGAGTTCCGGTCCGACGCCGACACCGCATTCGCGGCGGGACAGTACGACGCGTGCGTGCTTGCCGCCGTGCGCGCCGTGGCCCGCCGCGGAATCGAGCGCGGACTGCTGGCCGACGAGCCGTCCCTCACCGCCCACGAGGTGGCCCTCGACCTCGGACCCCGCTTCCCCGCACACGATGCCGGATTACGCAGGGCCACAGACCTCTTCGACGCCATCGCCTACGGCGACCGGCACGCGTCCGCCGAATACGCGCGTAAGGTTCTCGAACTCGAGCGCGCGGTCTCGTCCGCGCGACCAGCCGAGCCGGATGTCAACCGACCGCGCCGCCAGGCGGTGCCCCGATGACCGGCACCCTGCAGGCCGCCCCGCCGCTGCGTCCCCCGCCCGCGAAGAACAGGACACCGGCCTGGGTCTGGGTGGTCATCGTCGTGGTGATCGTCGTCGTTGTCGCCGGCATCGGCCTCCTCGGTGTCACCGCGCTCACCGGGGTGCGGGGTACGCCCGGGCCCGGGGTGAGCAACGACCCCGACAACGCCCAACCCGGCGGGTCGCGGGCGCTCGCGCAGATCCTCGACGACCACGGTGCCGACCTCCGGCTGGTGCGCGGACTCGACGAGTTCACCGACGCTCCGCGCCCCGACGCGGAAACCACGGTGGTGGTGAGCTCGACGTCGTCGTTGAATCCCGGTACCACCGAGCAGTTCCGCGACCGCGTGCAGGACGCCGACCGCGTGATCCTGATCGCACCGGACAACACCGTCCTGACCGCGCTCGACCTCCCGGTCACATCCTCCTACGGCGACGGCCCCTCCGCGGTCGCCGCCGGATGCCGGACACCCGGGATCGACGAGACCGACATCGTCGGCTTCACCCCCTTCGGCTACTCGTCCACCTCGCCCTCGGCCACCGCCTGTTTCACCGCCGGCACGACGTCGGATCTCGTCGTCGTACCGCGAACCGCCGAGCGACCCGAGTTCGTCGTGATCAGCGGCGGGATGCTCACCAACGAGCAACTCGCGCAACAGGACAACGCGGGCGTGGCGATACGCGTGTTCGCCGGTTCCGATGACATCCTCTGGTACGTACCGTTCTTCACCGACCAGGTGGCATCCGACGACGAAGAGTCCGACATCCCGGCGGCGGTCGGGCCGCTCATCGTGTTGACCGTCTTCGCGGTTCTCGCCTTGATGCTCTGGCGGGGCAGGCGATTCGGATCGCTGGTCACCGAGCCGTTGCCCGCCGTCGTCAAGGCGGTCGAGACCACCCGTGCGCGGGGCCGGATGTATCACCGCGCCGGAGCCGACGCACGGGCCGCTGCGGCGTTGCGCATCCACACGCTGGGCTCGCTGGCGTCGTATCTCGGCCTGCCGTTCGACGCGGCACGGGCCACCGATGCACTGTCGCAACCAGACTGGGACGCCGTCGTCGCGCCACAAGAGACCGCGGACCCGACGGTGTCGGCGATCGTCATCGCCGTGGCCGGGGCGACCCATCGCGACCTCGGCGAGATCCGTTCACTGCTCGCCGGTCCGCTGCCCACCACCACCGCCCAGCTCGTGCGCTTCACCGCCGATCTGACCAACCTCGAGAAGGAAGTCCGACACACACCATGACCGTCGACCCGTCCCGCGACCCTGGCCCCGGTCCGTTCACCCCAGACCCTTTCACCCCAGACCCGTTCACGAAAGCAACTCCCGGCCGGCCACCGGAGAACGCCCACCACCGGCCCGGCGGGGCGCCGAACCGCGCACGCGATGCGCTCGGGGCCGTCCGCGGTGAGGTCGCCAAGGCCGTCGTCGGTCAGGACCCGGCAGTGGCAGGCATCCTGATCGCGCTGCTCTGCCGCGGGCACATCCTGCTCGAAGGCGTTCCCGGCGTTGCCAAGACGCTGCTCGTCCGGTCGGTGGCCGCCGCGCTCGACGTCGAGACGAAGCGTGTGCAGTTCACTCCGGACCTCATGCCCGGCGATGTCACCGGATCGCTCGTGTTCGATTCCGCCAGCTCTGAGTTCACGTTCCGCGAGGGACCGGTGTTCACCAATCTCCTGCTGGCCGACGAGATCAACCGCACCCCGCCGAAGACGCAGGCATCGCTGCTGGAGGCGATGGAGGAACGTCAGGTCACCGTCGACGGTGATCCGCGCCCGCTACCCAGCCCGTTCCTCGTCGCCGCGACCCAGAACCCCGTCGAGTACGAGGGCACGTACCCTCTGCCCGAAGCGCAGCTCGATCGGTTCCTGCTGAAGGTCACGTTGCCGCTCCCGCCTCGCGACGACGAGATCACCGTGCTCACGCGGCACGCATCCGGATTCGATCCGCGCAACCTGTCCGCCGCAGGGCTCCGGCCGGTCGCCACGGCCGCCGACGTTGAGGCCGGCGCCGAGCAGGTCCGTCGGGTGACGGTCGCTCCGCAGGTCACCGCCTACATCGTCGACATCGCTCGGGCCACCCGGTTCTCACCGTCGCTGGCACTCGGCGTCAGCCCGCGAGGAGCCACCGCCCTACTGGGCACGAGCCGCGCATGGGCGTGGTTGAACGGCCGCGACTTCGTGACCCCCGATGACGTGCAGGCGCTCGCCCAATCGACGCTGGCGCACCGCCTGTCGTTGCGCCCGGAGGCCGAACTCGAGGGGGTGTCGGTGGGCTCGGTGCTCGACGCCGCCATCAACTCGGTGCCCGTCCCCCGCTGATGTTCCTCACCGGCCGCTTCCTGATCCTGGTGCTGCTCGGCGCAGTGCCCGTCCTGATCTGGCCGAATTACGCGGTCCCCGTTCTGTGGACGATGTTCTGCGTCCTGCTCATGTGCCTCGACATCGCGCTGGCGGGGTCCACGAAGTCGATCACCATGTCGCGTTCGGCGCCCGGCCCGATCCGGCTCGGTCAGAGCACGACATGTTCGATCACGGTCACGAACCACGGCTCGGGGACCTTCCGTGGCGTGCTTCGCGACAGCTGGCAGCCTTCGGCCGGTGCGTCGGAGAACACCCATCGGGTGACGATCCCGCGTGCGGAGGCACGTTCGGTGACAACGACTCTCGCCCCCACGCGCCGCGGTGACCGGCTCGCCGTCCGGGTCGCCGTGCGGCGACTGGGACCGCTGGGCGTCGCCGGACGCCAACGGTCGGTACCCCTGCCGGGCCGCGTTCGCGCACTCCCACCCTTCGACTCGAGACGGTTGCTGCCCTCTCGGCTGGCCCATCTCCGCCAGCTCGACGGCAGATCCGCGGTGCGGGTACGGGGTCAGGGCACCGAATTCGATTCCCTTCGTGACTATGTCGAGGGTGACGACGTCCGTAGCATCGACTGGCGGGCCACCGCCCGGCGCCGTTCGACGGTGGTCCGTACCTGGCAGCCGGAGAAGGACCGCCACATCGTCATCGTCTTGGACACCTCACGGACGTCAGCCGGGCGCGTGGGCGACACCCCTCGACTCGACGCCGCGATGGACGCCGCCCTGCTGCTGGCCGCCCTCGCGTCGCACGCCGGTGACCGGGTGGATCTCATCGCCGGTGACCGCCGAGTCCATCGACGGGTGGTCGGCGTCGGCCGCACCATGCTGCTCAACAGTCTCGTCACCGCCATGGCCGACCTCCAACCCGCTCTCCTGGAGGCGGATTGGCCGCTGCTCGGTGCCGAGGTCGCCAAGATCGGTCGCCAGCGCGCGTTGCTGGTGCTGCTCACACCCCTCGAACCCGCAGCCGTCGAGGAGTCGCTCCTCCCCCCACTGGCAGTACTCGCGCAGCGCTACAAGGTCATCATCGGCTCCGTCGCCGACCCTGCACTCGACGCGATGCTGACCGAGCGCGACGACGCCACCCAGATCTACGACGCCGCGGCCGCGGCACGCACGCTCACCCTGCGCGATCGGACCGCCACCGCGGTGGGCCGGCTCGGCGTCGACGTGGTGGACGCGGCCCCCGACAAGCTGCCCGCGAAGCTCGCCGATCATTATCTGCTGCTCAAGTCGCGGGGATTGCTGTAACCGGTCGCGGTCGTCCGGCCCCCGCGCTGCAGAGTGCGGGATGCGT belongs to Gordonia sp. KTR9 and includes:
- a CDS encoding nuclear transport factor 2 family protein, with product MTVEQAGLAEKIEAAVDAYIELLNSGTAEQIADLYAPDATVEDPIGADIRDTREQLVEFYSVITGMDERTATLKWKKIAGDTAVFEFTLVTKTAGLAFEITPVDIMVFDADGKVSTMRAVWQQSDLKQL
- a CDS encoding glycerophosphoryl diester phosphodiesterase membrane domain-containing protein — translated: MSEPPHAPTPPAGASPWRPPDVSDEWSPIPEAGTRPHPIAPGPQPAWGSAQHGGWPTGRQGWSEWMPAHHPTTASALLQRIFSTVVTAPRIFLGLVAMTWVVAAPPLAGATFWLNTTDLAVDDPSDWASIIAPLAAIVCVVFVQWIVVAGTLTGLAAHPVARVRAGSRPAFDDTLRYAWRALPRLLAWTVLLGFAVAAAFTPAVALFGLGAASGGFVLLTGSLLLALVAVVPVAWLLVRAVFTAPAIVLDGLTVREAVARSGSLAAQRFWRAFGVLAVMLVLAWVAMTTMMYPFDLLGSFAGTWFDDADADTYETVVSVVGSVVASIVVQPVLTVVPAVLYDDARAAESAATPAVPGRGDR
- a CDS encoding DUF4129 domain-containing protein codes for the protein MIGILAAPLDPANDEARRWAEQELSEPDYQPPEPSWFDRFGERLWEWIADNVFGWFGGSDTLRAIVIVLAIALVLGLVVVVIRHLRRNPRIPRPTGAAPSESVLTGPARSAAEFRSDADTAFAAGQYDACVLAAVRAVARRGIERGLLADEPSLTAHEVALDLGPRFPAHDAGLRRATDLFDAIAYGDRHASAEYARKVLELERAVSSARPAEPDVNRPRRQAVPR
- a CDS encoding DUF4350 domain-containing protein, which produces MTGTLQAAPPLRPPPAKNRTPAWVWVVIVVVIVVVVAGIGLLGVTALTGVRGTPGPGVSNDPDNAQPGGSRALAQILDDHGADLRLVRGLDEFTDAPRPDAETTVVVSSTSSLNPGTTEQFRDRVQDADRVILIAPDNTVLTALDLPVTSSYGDGPSAVAAGCRTPGIDETDIVGFTPFGYSSTSPSATACFTAGTTSDLVVVPRTAERPEFVVISGGMLTNEQLAQQDNAGVAIRVFAGSDDILWYVPFFTDQVASDDEESDIPAAVGPLIVLTVFAVLALMLWRGRRFGSLVTEPLPAVVKAVETTRARGRMYHRAGADARAAAALRIHTLGSLASYLGLPFDAARATDALSQPDWDAVVAPQETADPTVSAIVIAVAGATHRDLGEIRSLLAGPLPTTTAQLVRFTADLTNLEKEVRHTP
- a CDS encoding AAA family ATPase, which gives rise to MTVDPSRDPGPGPFTPDPFTPDPFTKATPGRPPENAHHRPGGAPNRARDALGAVRGEVAKAVVGQDPAVAGILIALLCRGHILLEGVPGVAKTLLVRSVAAALDVETKRVQFTPDLMPGDVTGSLVFDSASSEFTFREGPVFTNLLLADEINRTPPKTQASLLEAMEERQVTVDGDPRPLPSPFLVAATQNPVEYEGTYPLPEAQLDRFLLKVTLPLPPRDDEITVLTRHASGFDPRNLSAAGLRPVATAADVEAGAEQVRRVTVAPQVTAYIVDIARATRFSPSLALGVSPRGATALLGTSRAWAWLNGRDFVTPDDVQALAQSTLAHRLSLRPEAELEGVSVGSVLDAAINSVPVPR
- a CDS encoding DUF58 domain-containing protein; the protein is MFLTGRFLILVLLGAVPVLIWPNYAVPVLWTMFCVLLMCLDIALAGSTKSITMSRSAPGPIRLGQSTTCSITVTNHGSGTFRGVLRDSWQPSAGASENTHRVTIPRAEARSVTTTLAPTRRGDRLAVRVAVRRLGPLGVAGRQRSVPLPGRVRALPPFDSRRLLPSRLAHLRQLDGRSAVRVRGQGTEFDSLRDYVEGDDVRSIDWRATARRRSTVVRTWQPEKDRHIVIVLDTSRTSAGRVGDTPRLDAAMDAALLLAALASHAGDRVDLIAGDRRVHRRVVGVGRTMLLNSLVTAMADLQPALLEADWPLLGAEVAKIGRQRALLVLLTPLEPAAVEESLLPPLAVLAQRYKVIIGSVADPALDAMLTERDDATQIYDAAAAARTLTLRDRTATAVGRLGVDVVDAAPDKLPAKLADHYLLLKSRGLL